The region GGGTCACGGGGCTCGCCACAGCCGTGGCCGCGCTCGTGGTGACCGGGATCGGCCCGGCCGCACCGGCCTCGGCGGATCCGCCCGGGCTGGAGATTGTCTCGGCCACCTCGGCCGATACCAGCGCCGACAAGACGATCACGGCGAGCTGCCCGACGGGCAAGGTGGTCAGCGGAGGCGGTGGCTACCTCGCCGGCTCGGCCGGAGCGAAGGCACACGTCGCCCTCGACCGGCTGGAGCCGCTGGCCAACGGCACCGGTTTCGCGGCGACGATGCGGGAGGCCGGTCCCGGTAGCTACGGGGACGACTGGATGGTCAGCGCGGTGGCGGCCTGTGTCACCCAGCCCGCCGGCTACCAGGTGGTCGCGACCACCGGGGCGGCCGAGACCGAGTACGTCACGGCGAGTTGCGGGACGAAGAGCGTCATCGGCATGGGGGGCCGCGTCAACAGCGGTTTCGGGGACGTGGTGCTGGACCAGGTCGTTCCCTCGTTCGACCTGAAGTCGGTGACCGTCCGGGGTGTGCCGGTGCAGGGCTCGACCCGGACCGGGTGGAGTGTGACCGCGTTCGCCGTGTGCGCCAACACTCCTGCTGGCCTGGAACGGATCACGACCGCGCCGTCGAGCAGCAACAGCAACTCGGGCCAGTCGCGGCTGTTGTTGTGCCCGACCGGTAAGGCGCTCTACAGCGCGGGCGCGGACATCAACGCCGGAAACGGACAGGTACGGCTGACCGCGGTGAACCTGGTCGCCACGGACCGGATCGGTGTCGGCGCGGACGAGGACAGTGACGGCTACGGCGGCAACTGGGCCCTCGACGCGTACGGCATCTGCGCGTAGTGGACCAACCAGCACGGCCGTGACCGGCCCATCGTCGTTGGCGGTGGGCCGGTCTGGGCTGCCCAGGTTGGCCGCCGCCGGTCAGTCTGTCCACGGTGTCCTTCCAGCCGGCGTCGTAGGGCCCGGGTACTTCGGCTGATCACCTCGAACGGGTCCGTGACCAACCCCGACAAGCTCTCCCGGATCGGTGCGAACTGAAACCTGGACGGGATGGTCACACCCGATGCCTACGCTGAGAGATCTGCCATGGCGCACGCCGGCGGTGAGCGGCTCGTCGCGGCAGAGCCTTTCCGCCCGCGGGTTCGGGTCGCGCCGGCAGGGCCTATCGGCAGGGTGGTTCAGGGCGTGTCGGCAGGCCTATCGGCCGGGCGGTTCAGGGCACCGACGTCGACTAAGGGGGAGCGGATGACACACGCTACGTCGCAGGCCGGGCTGGATCGCCTGCGGGAGGAGATGACGGCTCGGGTCGTGCAGGGTGAACTGCCCGGCATGGTGTACGTCGTGGCCTGCGGCGATGCGGTGCGGGTCGAGGCGATCGGGGAGAAGTCGTTCGGCAGTGGCGATCCGATGCGCCGTGACACGATCTTCCGTATCGCGTCGATGACGAAGCCGATCCTCGCCGTCGCGACGATGATGCTGGTGGCGGAGGGGAGACTGGCCCTGGACGAGCCGGTCGACCGACTGCTGCCCGAGTTGGCCAACCGTCGGGTGCTCCGGAACATCGAAGGGCCGCTCGACGACACGGTCCCGGCGATCCGCCCGATCACCGTCGAGGATCTGCTGACCTCACGGATGGGCTACGGCCTCGTCGTCGAGCCCAGCTTCGACCCGCCGTACCCGGTGATCACCGCTGCCGCCGAGCTGCAACTGACCCTGGGGCCGCCGGATCCGCGTACGCCGCACGACCCGGACGAGTGGATGAAGCGGTTCGCGACACTGCCCTTGATGTACCAGCCGGGCCAGCGGTGGCAGTACAACGTCGCCTCGCTCGTGCTGGGGGTCCTGGTGGCCCGGGCCGCGGGGCAGTCGCTCGCGGACCTGCTCCGGACCCGGATCTTCGAGCCGTTGGGCATGACCGCCACCGGTTTCTCGGTTTCGGTCGAGGACGCCGGCCGGCTACCGGGTTACTACCAGACGAACACCGAGTCCGGGCAGTCGGAGTTGCAGCGGCACTCCGCGGCGAGCGAGTGGACGGTGCCGCCGGTATTCCTGTCCGGGGCGAGTGGGTTGGTCTCCACCGTCGACGACTATCTCGCCTTCGCCCGCCTGCTTCTGGCCAGGGGGACGTACCAGGGCCGGCGGCTGTTGTCCGAGCGGGCGGTCGAGTTGATCACGACCAACCACCTGACACCGGAGCAGGCGGTTGGCAGCGGATTCCTGCTGGACGGGAACGGCTGGGGGTACGGCGTGGGCGTGGTGACCAGGCCGGATGAGGTCTCGCCGACCCCCGGCCGGTACGGCTGGACCGGTGGTTACGGCACCGCGTGGTCCAGCGACCCGACCCGGGGCCTGGTTGCCATCGTTCTGACGCAGCACACCGACTTCCTGTTCAACGGCGGCTGGACCGAGTTCGAGAAGTTGGTCTACTCCTAGATGATTGAGTCCTAAATCCCTGCTGGTCAATGGTCGTATGCGATGAGTGATCTTGGGTTGGGTGCGCCGATGTTGGTGTTGTGCCAGATCACGGCAGCCAGGGCGAGTAGGCGTTGACCGACGCGGGCGAACAGGCCGTCGTGTCGGCGGGCTCCGTGTCGTTCCAGGGAGAGTTGGCCTTTCAGGCTCTGGAAGATCGACTCGATCCATTGGCGGGCGCGGAGCAGGGCTTTCTCGGCCGGGGTGCGTGGGGCGTCGGCCTTGGCGTTGGCGCGTTTCGGGCGGACCAGGTGGATGCTCCGCAGGTCGCAGAACTGGTCGAACTCCGGGCTGGCGAAGCCACGGTCGGCCAGGATGACCTGCCCGTCGGCGATTAGGTGGTGGTCGGCCTCGATGAGGGCGGCCATCACCTCCCGTTCGTCGAGTTTCGGGTTGGCCAGGCACCACAGCACGGGCATGCCCTCGGCTGTGGCCAGTAGATACAGGCGCATGCCCCAGAAGTAGCGGGAGTGTGAGGCGCTGTAGCCGTAGCCGGCGTCCCCGGCCAGGTCCGAACGTTTCGTGGTCTCCCGCGAGGTGCCGCACGGTACCGGGGTGGAGTCGATCAACCTGAGGATCGGGGCACTGGTCGGGGTGACATGGGCCAGGGCCCGGAGCACGGTGGCGATGAGCTGACCGCTGCCGCGGACCCGTTTGCCGTAGCCGGACGCGGTCGGCAGGTACGGGAACATGTCGCGCAGGTGGGTGCCGGCCCAGCGGATCCAGTGCCGTTCACGAGGGAAGTCGAACAGGACCTGGGTGATCATCAGGCAGACCAGTTCGGCGTCGGACAACCGCTGGGGCCGGCCGGGACGGCGGCGACGCGGTACCAGGTGATCGTCTACGAACACGTACAGTGCGGTCAGAAGGGTGTTGATGTCAGCTGTCACGAGCAGACAACGACACCCTTCCCTGTACCAGTACGCCGGCACCTCCCACCAGCAAAGATTTAGGACTCAATCATCTAGTCGGTCCGCAACCCGAACATCCACGGATCTCGCTCGCCGCAAGCTCCCCTGCTACCATTTGGACAATCGCCCAGGGCGAGTGTCCAAATGGTCGGAGGGAGAACGATGGCGGAGGCAGCATCGACATCGGCGGACCGGGGGCGTCAGATTCGTGACCGACTGACGAGGGCGGCCGTCGAACTCATCGCCGAACGCGGCTGGGCAGCGGTGAGCACCCGAATATTGGCCGAGCGGGCTGGGGTGGGCCCCGGCCTCGTCCACTACCACTACGCGTCACTGCCGGCGCTGCTCACCGAAGCGGCGATTGGTGTGATGCGTACGTTCGTCGATGCTCTGGAACCGCTCCTCGATGCGGCCCGGACACCCGACGACGCGTTGGCCCTGCTCCTCGGGGAACTCGACCGCTACGACGGCAGTGATCCCACGTCACGGGTCTTCGTCGAAACCTACCTGGCCGCGAGCCGGGACGAACAGCTCCGCCAAGCGGTCGGGGCGCTGCTCGCCGAATTCGACGGACGGTTGGCCGGATGGTTGGGCGAGCGCCGGGTAGCGGCACCGGCCGAGACTGCTGCGGTGCTGGTCGCTGCGATCGATGGCGTCCTGTTGCACCGGGCACTGCGGCCCGGCCTGACCGCTGCCCGTGTGCTGCCGGTCCTCCGGCGCACCCTGACTCCCGCCGCCCTCCCCGACTGGGGACAGCACCCCGAGGGAGGGCAGCACCCCGAGGGAGGACAGCGGTCGGGCCGGGGCGGTGCGGACCGATGAGGGCGGTGGTCTGTGGGGCCGGGATAGCTGGACTCGCTCTCGCGCAGCGACTCGACGCCACCGGCTGGGATGTCGTCGTCCTGGAACGGGCGGATGGCCCCCGAGGTCAGGGCTACATGATCGACTTTTTCGGGCCGGGCTACGACGCCGCCGAGGCCATGGGCGTGCTGCCCCGGATACGGGAACTGGGCTACCAGGTCCGGGAAGTGGCCTACCTGGATGAGGCCGGCCGCCGGCGAGCCAGGATCGACTACGGACAGTTCGGGCGTGCCGTGCGGGGTCGGCTGCTGAGCATCATGCGCCCCGACCTCGAACGAGCACTTCGGGAGCACCTTTCCGCCGATGTGGAACTGCGCTTCGGTGTCAGCCCGCGTCATGTCGAACAGCACCCCGACGGCGTACGTCTGACCCTCGACGACGGGACGGTCCTCGACGCCGATCTGCTCGTCGGTGCCGACGGAATCCACTCGACGGTACGCAGCCTGGTCTTCGGTCCCGAATCACGCTACCTGCGCTATCTGGGGTTCCACACCGCCGCCTTCGTCTTCGACGATCCGAGCGTCCATGCGCAGGTGGACGGCCGGTTCTGCCTGACCGACACGATCGACCGCCAGATGGGCTGCTACGGGTTACGTGACGGGCGCGTCGCCGTCTTCGCCGTGCACCGTACCGCCGATCCGACCCGGCCGGACGACGCGCGGGCCGCGATTCGCCAGGAGTACGCCACCCTGGGCTGGCTCGCGCCCCGGGCATTGGCGGCTTGCCCGTCCGCGAGCGAGGTGTACTACGACCAGGTAGCCCAGATCGAGCTGCCGCAGTGGCACCGGAACCGGGTGGTCCTGGTCGGCGACGCCTGCTTCGCGGTGTCGTTGCTGGCCGGGCAGGGCGCCTCGCTCGGCATCGCCGGAGCCTTCGTGCTCGCCGAGCAGTTGGCCCGGGCCGGGTCGATCGAGGAAGGGCTGACCCGATATGAACGGATGTGGCGGCCGGTGGTCACCGATCGGCAGCGGGTCGCCCGCCGGGGGGCCCGGTGGTTCCTGCCGGAGTCGCGATGGCAGTTGCGGGCGCGCCGTGTTGCCCTGCGGCTGGCCCGGCTGCCCGGTCTCGATCGTCGGCTGGCGACCTCGCTGACCGGCAAGCCGACGGCAGCGGTCATGCGGCTGCGTGCCACCGACGGTTAGACCGGCCCTGCACCCTTCCCAACAATCTGGGCATGTTGCTGACGCTGCGGCCGAGGTGCCGGGACGGCGATGCGCATGGGCAGTGAAGTGGGCGCATGGTGCCCCCTCGGGGGCTATGTCGGACTGGTCCGGACTGTTCCACGGTGCTCCGGCTGGAAATCTGACCAGGGGTGACCTGTTGTGCAGGTGATCCAGGGGTGGTTAAGCTCATCATGCGCGCCCCAATCGCCCGCTTCCCCCGTGGCAGGCGATCGGGGCGCGCATCTTTGTCTGCCCACGAAACTCCTCCCGTTGATCATGGAGTTGTCGCCAGGATTTCGCCGCCACATCGGCGTCGATAACTTCATGATCAACAGTGCGAGGGCGCGGGGGCAGGCGTGGGGCGACCGGGTGGTCGGATCCAGCGACCGCTGCGGGTCAGATCCAGCGACCGCCGAGCCACATCCGGGCGGACCAGTCCGCGTACGGGATCGACACACCGGTGTAGATCGGATAGAAGTAGGCGAAACAGATCGCCACCACCAGCACGTACGCCCCGGCGAAGATGGCACCGATCATCCGGCGGTCCACCGTACCGGTGCGGTTGACCGGTGCACTGCCTTCCACCTCGACGGCGGGAGCCGGCGACATGATCGCACCGAGCACGTAGACCACCGCCAGCACCAGGAACGGCAGGGCCGGGGCGGCGTAGAAGAAGAACATCGTGCGCTTGTCGGCGGCATAGTAGAACCAGGGCAATAGACCGGCGGCGACCGGGAGCAGGATTGCCGCACCCCGCCAGTCGCGTCGGGCGATGCCCAGCCAGGTCAGCGCGGCCAGGGCGGGCAGGAACGACCACCACAGTATCGGCGTACCGAGCAGCAGCACCTCTTCGGCGCAGTTGGCGGCCCCGCACGGGCCCGCATCCGACCAGTGGAAGGCCACCGGCCGGCCGAGCAGCAGCCACTGCCAGGGCCAGGACTGGTAGGTGTGCGCGGTGGTCAGCCCGGTATGGAAGGTGAGCGCCTGCTTGTGGTATTCGAACAGGCTCCAGAGCGCATTGGTGACCGGGTCGCCATCGCTCTTGAAGCCCCGGTAGAAGCCGCCGTCGGTCAGTAGCCAGCCCGACCAACTCACGATGTACGTGACGACGATCAGCACCCCGCTGAGCAGGAGCCAGCCACTCTCGTCAAGAAGGGTGTCCCGCCAGGGGCGGCGTACCCCGACCGATCGGCGGGCACCCACCTCCCAGAAGATCACCAGTACCGCGAAGGCGAGCACGAAGGCGAGCGCGCTCCACTTGACGGCGACGGCGCACCCGAGCAGCACCCCGGCCAGCAGCCGCCACCAGGGCACGCCCCGGAGGGAGAAGGGCGGGCGGCCGGCGCGTCCGGGCCGGCTCGGGTCCAGGCCCTCCTCGATGGCTTGCAGCCAGCGGCGACGACGGGCGTCCCGGTCCAGCACCAGCGCACCGAAGGCCGCGAAGACGAAGAACAGCAGGAAGATGTCGAGCAGCGCGGTGCGGGACAACACCAGGTGGAACCCGTCCAACGCCATCAGCAGCCCGGCCGCACAACCGAGCGCGGTCGACTGGAACAGCCGGCGACCGACCCGTACGACGAGCAGCACCGAGAGCGTGCCGATCACGGCGGCGGAGATGCGCCAGCCGAACTCGTTGTAGCCGAATGCCCACTCACCCAGCGCGATCATCCACTTGCCCAGCGGCGGGTGCACCACGTACGCGGCGGTGTTGTTCTTCTCGTCCCACTCGAAGCCGCGGGTAAGCAGGTTGTGCGCATCGGTGGCGTAGTAGATCTCATCGAAGATCTTGCCCTTGGGGTGTGCCAGGTTGACCAGCCGCAGGATGGCCGCGATCGCCACGACCACGGCGGTGGCGATCCACGACCGCCGGTCGAGCCGGGCGTCGAACGGGGCCAGCCGGCGCCGGATGATCGGGGGAACGCCTCGGCTGGTTCGGTCTGGGTTGCCGCTCTGCGCTGTCGCCGCCAGGGTCACCCCGTGATCGTAGGCTGCGAAGGTGCACAACGGCGTCCACCATTGGACGTTCCCGGCCAGGGGCATCGATAAGGGAGTCGGTTCGTGGGTGAAATGTCAGGTAAGGGAAGGCTGCTCCTGCTCGGTGCGCCACTCGGCAATTCCGCCGATGCGTCGCCCCGGCTCCGGGACGGTCTGGCCAGCGCCGACATCGTCGCTGCCGAGGACACCCGGCGGCTCGCCCGGCTCGCCCGTGACCTGGACGTCACCATCGCCGGCCGGGTGGTCTCCTACTTCGAGGGCAACGAGGAGCGTCGTACGCCCGACCTGGTCGCCGCCATCGGCGACGGTGCCGTCGTCGCCCTGGTGACCGACGGGGGCATGCCCAGCGTCTCCGACCCCGGCTACCGGCTGGTCCGGGCCACCCTCGACGCCGGTGCACCGGTCACCGCCGCCCCCGGCCCGAGCGCCGTCACCACCGCCCTGGCCCTCTCCGGGTTGCCCTGCGACCGGTTCTGCTTCGAGGGATTCCTGCCCCGCTCCGGCGGGGCCCGCCGGGCCCGGCTGCGGGAACTGGCCACCGAGCCCCGCACCCTGGTCCTCTTCGAGGCGCCACACCGGGTGGCCAGCGCCCTCGCCGACCTGGCCGCGACGTTCGGCGACGACCGACCGGCCGCCGTCTGCCGCGAGCTGACCAAGACGTACGAGGAGGTGCTGCGCCGGCCGCTCGGCGCGCTCGCCGAGTGGGCCGCGTCCGGGGCGCCACGTGGTGAGATCACCCTGGTCGTCGCGGGTGCGCCGCCAGCCACCTCGGCCGACCGGCCAGCCGACGACGAGTTGCGGGCCGAGGTGGCGAGCCGAGAGGCCGGCGGCACCTCCCGGCGGGACGCCATCACCGCCGTCGCCAACGAGTACGGCCTGCGTCGACGCGACGTCTACACCATCGTCCACCAGGGCTGAACCGCTCCGGCAGGAGCTGCCGAGCCGAATCGCTCCGGTCGGAGCTGCC is a window of Micromonospora polyrhachis DNA encoding:
- a CDS encoding FAD-dependent monooxygenase, which gives rise to MRAVVCGAGIAGLALAQRLDATGWDVVVLERADGPRGQGYMIDFFGPGYDAAEAMGVLPRIRELGYQVREVAYLDEAGRRRARIDYGQFGRAVRGRLLSIMRPDLERALREHLSADVELRFGVSPRHVEQHPDGVRLTLDDGTVLDADLLVGADGIHSTVRSLVFGPESRYLRYLGFHTAAFVFDDPSVHAQVDGRFCLTDTIDRQMGCYGLRDGRVAVFAVHRTADPTRPDDARAAIRQEYATLGWLAPRALAACPSASEVYYDQVAQIELPQWHRNRVVLVGDACFAVSLLAGQGASLGIAGAFVLAEQLARAGSIEEGLTRYERMWRPVVTDRQRVARRGARWFLPESRWQLRARRVALRLARLPGLDRRLATSLTGKPTAAVMRLRATDG
- a CDS encoding serine hydrolase domain-containing protein, whose product is MTHATSQAGLDRLREEMTARVVQGELPGMVYVVACGDAVRVEAIGEKSFGSGDPMRRDTIFRIASMTKPILAVATMMLVAEGRLALDEPVDRLLPELANRRVLRNIEGPLDDTVPAIRPITVEDLLTSRMGYGLVVEPSFDPPYPVITAAAELQLTLGPPDPRTPHDPDEWMKRFATLPLMYQPGQRWQYNVASLVLGVLVARAAGQSLADLLRTRIFEPLGMTATGFSVSVEDAGRLPGYYQTNTESGQSELQRHSAASEWTVPPVFLSGASGLVSTVDDYLAFARLLLARGTYQGRRLLSERAVELITTNHLTPEQAVGSGFLLDGNGWGYGVGVVTRPDEVSPTPGRYGWTGGYGTAWSSDPTRGLVAIVLTQHTDFLFNGGWTEFEKLVYS
- a CDS encoding dolichyl-phosphate-mannose--protein mannosyltransferase → MPLAGNVQWWTPLCTFAAYDHGVTLAATAQSGNPDRTSRGVPPIIRRRLAPFDARLDRRSWIATAVVVAIAAILRLVNLAHPKGKIFDEIYYATDAHNLLTRGFEWDEKNNTAAYVVHPPLGKWMIALGEWAFGYNEFGWRISAAVIGTLSVLLVVRVGRRLFQSTALGCAAGLLMALDGFHLVLSRTALLDIFLLFFVFAAFGALVLDRDARRRRWLQAIEEGLDPSRPGRAGRPPFSLRGVPWWRLLAGVLLGCAVAVKWSALAFVLAFAVLVIFWEVGARRSVGVRRPWRDTLLDESGWLLLSGVLIVVTYIVSWSGWLLTDGGFYRGFKSDGDPVTNALWSLFEYHKQALTFHTGLTTAHTYQSWPWQWLLLGRPVAFHWSDAGPCGAANCAEEVLLLGTPILWWSFLPALAALTWLGIARRDWRGAAILLPVAAGLLPWFYYAADKRTMFFFYAAPALPFLVLAVVYVLGAIMSPAPAVEVEGSAPVNRTGTVDRRMIGAIFAGAYVLVVAICFAYFYPIYTGVSIPYADWSARMWLGGRWI
- a CDS encoding TetR/AcrR family transcriptional regulator → MAEAASTSADRGRQIRDRLTRAAVELIAERGWAAVSTRILAERAGVGPGLVHYHYASLPALLTEAAIGVMRTFVDALEPLLDAARTPDDALALLLGELDRYDGSDPTSRVFVETYLAASRDEQLRQAVGALLAEFDGRLAGWLGERRVAAPAETAAVLVAAIDGVLLHRALRPGLTAARVLPVLRRTLTPAALPDWGQHPEGGQHPEGGQRSGRGGADR
- a CDS encoding IS982 family transposase, whose protein sequence is MTADINTLLTALYVFVDDHLVPRRRRPGRPQRLSDAELVCLMITQVLFDFPRERHWIRWAGTHLRDMFPYLPTASGYGKRVRGSGQLIATVLRALAHVTPTSAPILRLIDSTPVPCGTSRETTKRSDLAGDAGYGYSASHSRYFWGMRLYLLATAEGMPVLWCLANPKLDEREVMAALIEADHHLIADGQVILADRGFASPEFDQFCDLRSIHLVRPKRANAKADAPRTPAEKALLRARQWIESIFQSLKGQLSLERHGARRHDGLFARVGQRLLALAAVIWHNTNIGAPNPRSLIAYDH
- the rsmI gene encoding 16S rRNA (cytidine(1402)-2'-O)-methyltransferase, yielding MSGKGRLLLLGAPLGNSADASPRLRDGLASADIVAAEDTRRLARLARDLDVTIAGRVVSYFEGNEERRTPDLVAAIGDGAVVALVTDGGMPSVSDPGYRLVRATLDAGAPVTAAPGPSAVTTALALSGLPCDRFCFEGFLPRSGGARRARLRELATEPRTLVLFEAPHRVASALADLAATFGDDRPAAVCRELTKTYEEVLRRPLGALAEWAASGAPRGEITLVVAGAPPATSADRPADDELRAEVASREAGGTSRRDAITAVANEYGLRRRDVYTIVHQG